The Quadrisphaera setariae genome includes a window with the following:
- a CDS encoding YnfA family protein produces MPLRSAALFAVAAALEIGGAWLVWQGVREHRGWLWAGAGAVALGLYGFAAALQPSAEFGRVLAAYSGVFIAGSLAWAAVADGYRPDRYDLVGAAVCLVGAAVIVWAPRGAA; encoded by the coding sequence GTGCCGCTGAGGTCCGCCGCCCTGTTCGCCGTCGCCGCCGCGCTGGAGATCGGCGGTGCCTGGCTGGTCTGGCAGGGGGTCAGGGAGCACCGCGGCTGGCTGTGGGCCGGAGCCGGCGCGGTCGCCCTCGGCCTGTACGGGTTCGCCGCCGCGCTGCAGCCCAGCGCGGAGTTCGGCCGGGTGCTGGCGGCGTACAGCGGTGTCTTCATCGCGGGCTCGCTGGCCTGGGCCGCCGTGGCCGACGGCTACCGGCCCGACAGGTACGACCTGGTCGGCGCGGCGGTCTGCCTGGTCGGCGCCGCTGTGATCGTGTGGGCTCCTCGCGGTGCCGCGTGA
- a CDS encoding GAF and ANTAR domain-containing protein has product MHRSATSPELALCAAVEPVVGWDRVAVSVVVDPERKLPLAGSDLTLQRFDNFQESLEQGPCRDALQCGAPVLVDDLRAAGTPWQLLLSCAPDDFPVRSTASVPLLSPGSERAALGVLSVGRDTVAPFTSAEVLVLQRLGDVLVRLLLARGSRGDLFADVAADDLPVLLGMLRVRLGLGEADALARLRAYAFATGATIQEVAADVVAGRVRLDDVDLGC; this is encoded by the coding sequence GTGCACCGCAGCGCCACCTCCCCGGAGCTGGCCCTGTGCGCTGCCGTGGAACCCGTGGTGGGCTGGGACCGCGTGGCCGTCTCGGTGGTCGTCGACCCCGAGCGCAAGCTGCCGCTGGCGGGGTCCGACCTCACGCTCCAGCGGTTCGACAACTTCCAGGAGAGCCTGGAGCAGGGCCCCTGCCGCGACGCCCTGCAGTGCGGCGCCCCCGTGCTCGTCGACGACCTGCGCGCCGCCGGGACACCGTGGCAGCTGCTCCTGAGCTGCGCCCCTGACGACTTCCCGGTCCGCTCGACCGCGTCCGTGCCGCTGCTCTCCCCCGGGTCGGAGAGGGCTGCGCTGGGGGTCCTCTCGGTGGGCCGCGACACCGTGGCCCCCTTCACCAGCGCCGAGGTCCTCGTGCTGCAGCGCCTCGGCGACGTCCTGGTGCGGCTGCTGCTGGCACGCGGCTCGCGCGGTGACCTCTTCGCCGACGTCGCCGCCGACGACCTGCCGGTGCTGCTGGGGATGCTGCGCGTGAGGCTCGGTCTCGGGGAGGCCGACGCGCTGGCCAGGCTCCGCGCCTACGCCTTCGCGACCGGGGCCACCATCCAGGAGGTCGCTGCGGACGTCGTCGCCGGGCGGGTGCGCCTGGACGACGTCGACCTGGGCTGCTGA
- a CDS encoding STAS domain-containing protein, producing the protein MRQHPLQNATHHRPAHLGRPVQPGQHALRSDGGPDDLAAPAATSVAAVILRWSGGRPVVGLSGEVDVSTAAQLRSVAALLERHGHRAAVDASGVTFLDAAGLHALVELAGPGGSLLVLRPSPAVLRLLDLLELSGVGPAVLRAGPREEAVVLRETAAVTVPRPSRDRPTGG; encoded by the coding sequence GTGCGACAGCACCCCCTCCAGAACGCCACCCACCACCGCCCGGCCCACCTCGGCCGGCCCGTCCAGCCCGGCCAGCACGCGCTCCGGTCCGACGGCGGACCCGACGACCTCGCAGCGCCTGCGGCCACCTCCGTCGCCGCCGTGATCCTGCGCTGGTCGGGTGGGCGACCCGTCGTCGGCCTGTCCGGTGAGGTGGACGTCTCCACGGCCGCCCAGCTGCGCTCGGTCGCAGCACTGCTGGAGCGCCACGGGCACCGGGCCGCGGTCGACGCCTCCGGGGTCACCTTCCTCGACGCGGCTGGCCTGCACGCGCTGGTGGAGCTGGCCGGTCCCGGGGGGTCGCTGCTCGTGCTGCGGCCCAGCCCGGCCGTCCTGCGCCTGCTGGACCTGCTCGAGCTCAGCGGGGTCGGTCCGGCCGTGCTGCGCGCCGGGCCGCGCGAGGAGGCGGTCGTCCTGCGCGAGACCGCAGCGGTGACCGTCCCGCGACCGTCCCGGGACCGGCCGACCGGCGGCTGA